In a single window of the Myxococcus guangdongensis genome:
- a CDS encoding sigma-70 family RNA polymerase sigma factor, whose translation MQCRGKHPWQRLEQGRGAKASRTLNPSQGRDAPSALSRVVEELALEILRLRDEGAHFSARRLSGELLVQMEPALRTLVRRFAKSRGSLSVDDLVQVARLEAVKALDTYRPEKKGSQCFVSWATWRARRVLREHVRLHAVDVRPSDAAQRGRTRSGRTDAPTAVISRDEPRESQSGAELEAHDAARAMEYLTAEELLSVGEQVARMYFALAEMEPLVRELVSRVYGLGRTRQSIRDLAREWGMPRWRLDALLARARVRLRRKLEEE comes from the coding sequence ATGCAGTGCCGTGGTAAGCACCCATGGCAGCGGTTGGAGCAAGGCCGCGGCGCCAAGGCGAGTCGCACGCTGAATCCGTCTCAGGGCCGGGACGCACCGTCCGCCCTGTCGCGCGTGGTGGAGGAGTTGGCGCTGGAGATTCTCCGGTTGCGCGACGAGGGGGCGCACTTCTCCGCGCGGCGTCTGTCCGGGGAGCTGCTGGTGCAGATGGAGCCTGCGCTTCGCACGCTGGTGCGGCGCTTCGCGAAGTCTCGCGGCTCGCTGAGTGTCGATGACCTCGTCCAGGTGGCGCGCCTCGAGGCCGTGAAGGCCCTGGACACGTACCGGCCCGAGAAGAAGGGGAGTCAGTGCTTCGTGTCGTGGGCCACGTGGCGTGCCCGGCGCGTGCTGCGTGAGCACGTGCGTCTGCATGCGGTGGACGTGCGTCCCTCGGATGCGGCGCAGCGGGGCCGCACCCGGAGCGGGAGGACGGACGCGCCCACGGCTGTCATCAGCCGTGACGAGCCCCGGGAGTCGCAGTCCGGCGCGGAGCTGGAGGCCCATGACGCGGCGCGGGCAATGGAGTACCTGACTGCGGAGGAGCTGCTCTCCGTGGGTGAGCAGGTGGCGCGCATGTACTTCGCGCTCGCGGAGATGGAGCCGCTGGTGCGAGAGCTCGTGTCCCGTGTCTATGGCCTGGGGCGCACGCGACAGAGCATCCGCGACCTGGCGCGCGAGTGGGGCATGCCGAGGTGGCGACTCGACGCCTTGCTGGCGCGTGCGCGCGTGCGGTTGCGCCGCAAGCTTGAGGAGGAGTGA
- a CDS encoding phage portal protein, with protein MGFWERMKAAVSREPRKGTGLELARWQQAPPRRGTAQLLAAYREMPWLRAVVDVVADSVAGVQWRVYRRVQKDGHPVKDYALRSATREVRSGRLKAMLEAGEAQEVPDHPVLKLLSDPNDHLTGRSVTKLVQVYLDLVGEAFLVLERVGGIPVGFWPVPPSTVTRLPALDVPREQRTYTVTVGKVSREISASDVLHLRNLDPEDPLGRGIGPAYALGDELDTDEYVARFLKTSFWNNMLPPAIASIEGLSDANSAGARAFKESLAREHQGPDKAGKLLITSGKVTFARLDTSFKDMQLVELRRFLMDFIRMTFRVPPEIVGDISSSNKATAFAARENLAEQATLPRMEFLRTEYQMRLVPLLSDEGAILDYDSPVPADREHQLRVMGTMPEAFSYDEWRELAGLRPDPNRQGYPLLLPGQTTGGQNEPASEL; from the coding sequence ATGGGCTTCTGGGAACGGATGAAGGCGGCGGTGAGTCGCGAGCCCCGCAAGGGAACAGGGCTGGAGCTGGCGCGCTGGCAGCAGGCGCCGCCGCGTCGGGGCACCGCACAGCTCCTCGCCGCCTACCGCGAGATGCCGTGGTTGCGCGCGGTGGTAGACGTGGTGGCCGACTCGGTGGCAGGCGTGCAGTGGCGCGTCTACCGCCGCGTGCAGAAGGACGGGCATCCCGTGAAGGACTATGCGCTACGGAGCGCGACGCGCGAGGTCCGCTCCGGGCGACTGAAAGCGATGTTGGAGGCGGGCGAAGCCCAGGAGGTTCCGGACCATCCCGTCCTCAAGCTGCTCTCGGACCCGAATGACCACCTGACGGGCCGCTCCGTGACGAAGCTCGTTCAGGTGTACTTGGACCTGGTGGGCGAGGCGTTCCTTGTGCTGGAGCGCGTGGGTGGCATACCGGTGGGCTTCTGGCCGGTGCCACCGAGCACCGTCACGCGCCTGCCTGCGCTGGACGTGCCGCGCGAGCAACGCACTTACACCGTGACGGTTGGCAAGGTGTCGCGGGAGATTTCAGCCAGTGACGTGTTGCACCTGCGCAACCTGGACCCCGAAGACCCACTGGGGCGCGGCATCGGTCCGGCCTACGCGTTGGGGGACGAACTTGATACGGACGAGTACGTGGCCCGGTTTCTCAAGACGTCCTTCTGGAACAACATGCTGCCGCCCGCTATCGCCTCGATTGAGGGTCTCTCCGATGCGAACAGCGCGGGGGCGCGTGCCTTCAAGGAGTCGCTGGCGCGCGAGCACCAGGGACCGGATAAGGCGGGGAAGCTACTCATCACCAGCGGCAAGGTGACGTTTGCGCGTCTAGACACGAGCTTCAAGGACATGCAGCTCGTGGAGCTGCGCCGCTTCCTGATGGATTTCATCCGGATGACCTTCCGCGTGCCCCCGGAAATTGTTGGGGACATCTCCAGCTCCAACAAGGCCACGGCCTTCGCGGCGCGGGAGAACCTTGCCGAGCAGGCGACGCTGCCGCGAATGGAGTTCCTGCGCACCGAGTACCAGATGCGACTGGTGCCGCTGCTGAGCGACGAAGGGGCAATTCTCGACTACGACAGCCCCGTTCCAGCAGACCGCGAGCACCAACTCCGTGTCATGGGCACGATGCCGGAGGCATTCAGCTATGACGAATGGCGAGAGCTGGCGGGGCTTCGTCCCGATCCAAACCGGCAGGGCTACCCACTCCTGCTACCGGGCCAGACGACGGGTGGACAGAATGAGCCAGCCTCAGAGCTTTAA
- a CDS encoding serine/threonine protein kinase, whose product MPLKFPSSWRFDATKIIPAVPVALINELHALAVDLSDQHSDQQEIVEIFKSHFGNRSGSSNLDWAVSDLRGAMEEKKSNAANFISAYWSALEEIQVKGLETPSAEYINSLINSHGIPFAVRPPNLVKITEAQTAGNYFTKSHIATNNTATSSLNSLQAQPQHLYIRGNLIGQGAFGSVYRATRQTSGGIFEFALKLLDPSPLNEDIEKARPRFRREVEAIQKLQHRGIVPYFDAGFDTDGRPFLVMPMIHGENIRDAASAEPFWQRVSLMTEVLDAMHHAHQNDVLHRDLKPSNILVRKSDKQPIVVDFGSAYIVDNLDKTSLTTQAVGSLGYIPSEVIANPKTRTSLHDIYSCAVITYELIAGHRPDPADYEPLEKIAPELSPLDPVLRRALGAASKRHTSALELKNDLVAIISHANNRPLR is encoded by the coding sequence ATGCCCCTTAAGTTCCCTTCAAGCTGGCGGTTCGACGCCACCAAGATCATCCCAGCCGTTCCAGTCGCCCTGATCAACGAACTCCACGCACTAGCAGTTGACCTCTCAGATCAACACAGCGACCAGCAAGAAATAGTCGAGATATTCAAATCGCACTTCGGAAATCGTTCTGGCAGTTCCAACTTAGACTGGGCAGTCTCCGATCTCCGGGGCGCGATGGAGGAAAAGAAATCCAACGCCGCAAACTTCATCTCCGCCTACTGGTCTGCACTAGAAGAAATCCAGGTGAAAGGGCTGGAAACGCCTTCAGCAGAGTACATCAATTCCCTCATCAATAGCCACGGCATACCCTTTGCAGTGCGCCCTCCCAATCTCGTCAAAATCACCGAAGCCCAAACGGCAGGAAACTATTTCACAAAGAGCCACATAGCTACAAACAACACCGCCACCTCCTCCCTCAACAGCCTTCAAGCACAGCCTCAGCACCTCTACATCCGAGGCAACCTTATCGGACAAGGAGCGTTTGGCTCGGTCTACAGAGCGACACGACAGACCAGCGGCGGCATATTTGAATTTGCCCTCAAGCTTCTCGACCCAAGCCCCCTCAACGAAGACATCGAAAAAGCCAGACCCAGATTCCGAAGAGAAGTCGAAGCCATCCAGAAACTCCAGCATCGCGGAATAGTTCCCTACTTCGATGCCGGCTTCGACACAGACGGTCGACCGTTTCTCGTAATGCCAATGATTCACGGAGAGAACATCAGAGACGCAGCCAGCGCCGAACCCTTCTGGCAACGCGTCTCTCTCATGACCGAAGTCCTCGATGCAATGCACCACGCCCATCAGAACGACGTTCTCCATCGAGATCTCAAGCCAAGCAACATCCTCGTTCGCAAATCAGACAAGCAACCCATCGTCGTAGACTTCGGGTCAGCATACATTGTCGACAATCTCGATAAAACCTCCCTCACAACCCAAGCCGTAGGGTCTCTTGGCTACATCCCATCGGAGGTCATTGCAAACCCCAAAACCAGAACCTCTCTCCACGACATATATTCATGCGCCGTGATCACATACGAACTAATCGCGGGGCATAGACCTGATCCTGCCGACTATGAACCTCTCGAAAAAATCGCGCCTGAACTCTCACCACTAGATCCAGTCCTCAGGAGGGCGCTTGGCGCGGCATCAAAAAGACACACTTCCGCACTAGAACTCAAGAACGACCTCGTCGCAATCATCTCACACGCAAACAATAGACCCCTTCGATGA
- a CDS encoding minor capsid protein: protein MSRDIAAELAAVLEAAGLGLARPPAPGANLFTSPMPEVDGGVPDRAVALVVTGGAGPLPYLGVGRAAYLSPGCQVRIRSAREDFQGGQALALAVFAVLNQTPDVLGVSVRAEESAPVYLGTDGADRHRWVLNVMLKCLASSKGSIVCV from the coding sequence GTGAGCCGGGATATTGCGGCCGAACTGGCAGCGGTGCTGGAGGCTGCGGGGCTCGGTTTGGCGCGTCCGCCCGCTCCAGGCGCCAACCTCTTCACCTCGCCCATGCCCGAGGTGGATGGCGGCGTGCCGGATAGGGCCGTGGCGTTGGTGGTGACGGGCGGAGCTGGACCTCTGCCGTACCTCGGAGTGGGACGGGCCGCATACTTGTCCCCTGGGTGCCAGGTGCGCATCCGCTCGGCGCGCGAGGACTTCCAAGGTGGGCAAGCTCTCGCGCTCGCGGTATTCGCGGTGCTCAACCAGACGCCGGATGTGCTGGGCGTCTCCGTTCGCGCCGAGGAGAGCGCCCCGGTTTACCTGGGAACGGATGGCGCAGATCGGCACCGCTGGGTGCTGAATGTCATGCTCAAATGTCTCGCTTCATCGAAGGGGTCTATTGTTTGCGTGTGA
- a CDS encoding metallophosphoesterase family protein, producing the protein MESPLWLNAMPEIRSAKAEAQNAISAFSDALAALNIGLRNGLPKDDIDKLFGNAHTAWSTLINRTENLSGLGLALAANYPEQAKYLVAGTTIELLENILAAAEALAAYGEEADPLEHVRGQPRVLEASQKLISITFPDSSPLLRNRFESLGLPTTGLTTTKQQTTTPHSIVPPDDLTDYIKILHISDLHRTNDEKVSNPEVLNDLLAAIRTFNDGPFDLIVLSGDITQEATEDEFKEAEQFLDDLATKLMNGVRERIIVVPGNHDINWKAASAGNFKLTRGTVPEDGKQRPGLVVVPNGYILPTEETAQQAISNFRDSYHRFYKTNYPSVTQERFQFLEPKDLPIGILALDTIIGMHHFSDTPHVDRTALIDGLQKAQATAKRFIAVGHHGPIRLRNQHDGVEGWCLERLLDGQAAMYLHGHVHETQISHFSRDGIVGIPCIGVGSLVAGPRQRPESSARQYHVIQFPLRGRRGRVLVRRKERRDRAWQKDTRFGPATSPVDHLDFHV; encoded by the coding sequence ATGGAAAGCCCTCTTTGGTTGAATGCAATGCCCGAAATTCGGAGCGCCAAGGCCGAGGCTCAAAACGCCATCAGCGCGTTTTCCGATGCGCTAGCGGCTCTCAATATCGGGCTAAGAAACGGGCTCCCCAAAGACGATATCGACAAACTCTTTGGGAATGCACACACCGCTTGGTCGACCCTAATTAATCGAACCGAAAATCTATCAGGCCTCGGATTAGCTCTCGCGGCAAACTATCCAGAGCAAGCAAAATACCTAGTGGCTGGCACTACAATCGAACTTCTTGAGAACATCCTGGCGGCGGCCGAGGCTCTCGCCGCATATGGTGAGGAGGCCGACCCACTGGAGCATGTTCGAGGTCAACCGCGCGTACTTGAGGCCTCGCAGAAGCTCATATCAATCACTTTCCCCGACTCAAGCCCGCTACTCAGAAACAGATTTGAAAGCCTCGGCCTCCCAACCACAGGCCTCACAACCACCAAACAACAAACAACAACGCCTCATTCCATAGTACCACCTGACGACCTGACGGACTACATCAAGATCCTACACATCTCCGACCTCCACCGAACAAATGACGAGAAAGTTTCCAACCCAGAAGTCCTAAACGACCTTCTCGCAGCCATCAGGACATTCAACGACGGCCCTTTCGATCTGATAGTTTTGTCCGGAGACATCACGCAAGAAGCAACGGAAGATGAATTTAAGGAGGCCGAGCAGTTCCTCGACGACCTTGCCACCAAGCTCATGAACGGGGTCCGCGAGCGAATCATTGTCGTACCCGGAAACCACGACATCAATTGGAAGGCAGCTTCCGCAGGCAACTTCAAGCTAACTCGCGGCACCGTCCCAGAAGATGGAAAGCAGAGACCAGGACTGGTTGTCGTCCCCAACGGCTATATCCTCCCGACGGAAGAAACAGCACAACAGGCCATCTCTAACTTCCGAGACAGTTACCATCGTTTCTATAAAACAAACTACCCATCTGTCACTCAGGAACGGTTCCAGTTTCTTGAACCCAAGGACTTGCCTATCGGAATCCTCGCTCTTGACACGATCATTGGCATGCACCATTTCTCCGATACGCCTCATGTGGATCGAACAGCTCTAATTGACGGTCTCCAGAAAGCCCAGGCTACGGCAAAGCGATTCATTGCCGTTGGACACCATGGCCCTATTCGCCTAAGAAACCAGCACGACGGAGTCGAGGGATGGTGTTTGGAGCGGCTTCTCGACGGCCAAGCCGCGATGTATCTACACGGCCATGTCCACGAAACGCAGATATCTCACTTCAGCCGCGACGGCATCGTGGGAATACCTTGCATTGGTGTCGGCTCGCTTGTTGCGGGCCCACGGCAGCGCCCAGAGTCATCTGCGCGCCAATACCATGTGATCCAATTTCCGCTCCGAGGACGTCGCGGACGTGTCTTAGTTCGTCGAAAAGAGCGACGTGACCGTGCTTGGCAGAAAGACACGCGCTTCGGTCCCGCAACATCACCGGTCGACCATCTCGATTTTCATGTTTAA
- a CDS encoding terminase large subunit domain-containing protein, whose amino-acid sequence MHCEPKRPRFSVLVDHLAPEESPAAFLVKQARTRQGLARLFGRLTHPEVETLVHDLDFWARREQVPPASFATCFIMAGRGFGKTWSGARWVIQKAREAKMIGALIGPTAADVRDTMIRGSSGILALSPPWFMPVYEPSKRRVTWPNGVYAICYSADKPDRLRGPNCGWAWGDEPASWKHEMAALDQLPMVLRIGTVANPPQLLLTGTPRPLRKLEELLFSDAETKALRPGVVLRTGSSLANRANLAPSAVATMRALMNTRWGQQEVLGRLLMDVPGAIFGSARWGRVEADAHEYARGLDRRIVSVDPAPTSETGSDETGIIVQGVRTSPVLGTDGASLKRVSVLKDASLRGSPREWAAAAIREYLAFECDALVAEVNSGGEMVETTIQTVASEMGVHVNVKPVRAREAKSKRAEPVSALAETGRIELVGAFPKLEAQLSKFSGINGRRDDRVDALLWGVHELVFADSFFCL is encoded by the coding sequence ATGCACTGTGAGCCCAAGCGCCCGCGCTTCTCAGTGCTGGTGGACCACCTCGCTCCGGAGGAGTCCCCTGCCGCGTTCCTCGTGAAGCAGGCCCGCACGCGTCAGGGCCTCGCGCGTCTCTTCGGTCGGCTCACCCATCCCGAGGTGGAGACGCTCGTTCACGACCTGGACTTCTGGGCGCGGCGTGAGCAGGTGCCGCCAGCCTCGTTCGCCACGTGCTTCATCATGGCGGGCCGGGGCTTCGGCAAGACATGGAGCGGTGCCCGCTGGGTGATTCAGAAGGCCCGCGAGGCGAAGATGATTGGCGCACTCATTGGCCCCACGGCGGCGGACGTGCGCGACACCATGATTCGCGGCTCCAGCGGCATCCTCGCCCTGTCGCCTCCGTGGTTCATGCCCGTCTATGAGCCCAGCAAGCGGCGGGTGACATGGCCGAACGGCGTCTACGCCATCTGCTACTCGGCGGATAAGCCGGACCGACTGCGCGGGCCCAACTGCGGCTGGGCGTGGGGCGATGAGCCCGCGTCCTGGAAGCATGAGATGGCGGCGCTGGACCAGCTCCCCATGGTGCTGCGCATCGGCACGGTTGCGAACCCGCCCCAGCTCCTACTGACGGGGACACCCCGCCCGCTGCGGAAGCTGGAGGAGTTGCTCTTCTCCGACGCGGAGACGAAGGCGCTTCGGCCAGGCGTGGTGCTGCGGACGGGTTCCTCGCTGGCCAACCGCGCCAACCTGGCGCCCAGTGCCGTTGCCACCATGCGCGCGTTGATGAACACGCGCTGGGGGCAACAGGAAGTCCTCGGCAGGCTGCTGATGGACGTGCCGGGCGCCATCTTCGGCTCGGCGCGGTGGGGACGCGTGGAGGCGGACGCTCATGAATACGCGCGTGGGCTGGACCGGCGCATCGTCTCCGTGGACCCCGCGCCCACGAGCGAGACGGGCTCGGACGAGACGGGAATCATCGTCCAGGGAGTGAGAACCAGTCCCGTCCTGGGGACGGACGGAGCGTCACTCAAGCGCGTCTCGGTGCTCAAGGACGCCAGCCTCCGGGGCTCGCCGCGTGAGTGGGCCGCCGCCGCAATCCGTGAGTACCTGGCCTTCGAGTGTGACGCACTGGTGGCCGAGGTGAACTCGGGCGGGGAGATGGTGGAGACCACGATTCAGACGGTGGCCTCCGAGATGGGCGTCCACGTCAACGTGAAGCCGGTGCGTGCTCGCGAGGCGAAGAGCAAGCGCGCCGAGCCGGTGAGCGCGCTGGCGGAGACGGGGCGCATTGAGCTGGTCGGGGCATTCCCGAAGCTCGAGGCGCAGCTCTCCAAGTTCAGCGGCATCAACGGCCGCCGCGATGACCGCGTGGATGCGCTGTTGTGGGGCGTCCATGAGCTGGTGTTCGCGGATTCCTTCTTCTGTCTGTGA
- a CDS encoding HK97 family phage prohead protease, which produces MLDAFNANPVVLYNHDDGSGGIFGTGRKDVLPIGKGRAYVQGDALLVDIEFDQEDDFARKVESKVARGILNAVSVRYLMHQYHENERGGFDCEQQELLEISVVTIPGNQRAVRMKELADERAAFIKNVAEAVVVTLDARERSMAAPPPVPDVNALAKHTAEALLQHLQESR; this is translated from the coding sequence ATGCTGGACGCCTTCAACGCCAACCCCGTCGTCCTCTACAACCACGACGACGGCTCTGGCGGCATCTTCGGCACCGGCCGCAAGGACGTCCTGCCCATCGGAAAGGGGCGCGCATACGTCCAGGGCGATGCCCTGCTGGTGGACATCGAGTTCGACCAGGAAGACGACTTCGCCCGGAAGGTGGAGAGCAAAGTCGCGCGCGGCATTCTGAATGCTGTGTCGGTGCGCTACCTCATGCACCAATACCACGAGAACGAGCGCGGCGGCTTCGACTGCGAGCAGCAAGAGCTACTCGAAATCTCCGTCGTCACGATTCCGGGCAATCAGCGTGCGGTGAGGATGAAGGAACTGGCGGACGAGCGCGCCGCCTTCATCAAGAACGTAGCCGAGGCGGTGGTAGTCACTCTCGATGCGCGCGAGCGGAGCATGGCCGCGCCCCCTCCAGTCCCCGACGTCAACGCCTTGGCCAAGCACACGGCCGAGGCCCTCTTGCAGCACCTCCAGGAGAGCCGATGA
- a CDS encoding virulence-associated E family protein produces the protein MTTCTKPPLAGSPSSFAEDTRVRVAFFDGVQDTQPQTQEVTWRELKHLLSTHAVTPCAPCVGHRCPTKLAQRAWAPVDIGPLRKDAEVRAVTVAVFDLDGVTAEQLARTDERLEGYAAIVHTTHGHRPGHTSLRIIVPLTRPVLPAEWLRVREAAERLLEMPADPNTRNLSRIYFLPNHSGEHEAHASNTEGRALDVDALLATVRPAPSPPPAPSSIPGMAQGPADLFELRAKLRRVRKPEHRVLIRRVLAGEPLAEVGLQDNTLNVLMSCAAYVLPTETPEEAVIEVFRPCFAATDWGEGTEHLCEQARLKLRRHRERRLQGDAQRSADNEALWTSLQGRPRGETPASAKGDGAPSSDVAEEEWTRALISYEAKDGKRLKNNEANLFTVLTHSPEWRGTIRFNEVTKHMEYAGGPLPDDTPVDELDGRIACWIQQSEYGQLGMDPRPAHVREVLRQVATNNTYDPLREYLEGLVWDGVPRADTLLEHYFGAQGDAEHLRTISGKWLISAAARALEPGCKVDTVLILEGPQGIRKSTAFRVLAGEWFCDAPINIRDKDSAALAGRNWQIELAEVTTLRASEAEDLKAFISRNEDTYRPPYGRVTVKTPRRCVFVGTTNSLEYLRADASGYRRWWPVRCTRIDIEGLKRDRGQLWAEAVARFQRGENWWLEEEQAQRAESHAQERSETDGGPDDTILQWVLSLPPEKRNEVTTELVARDALLLTTPGQIPRGVRLDIGRSLRRLGFQRTQRRIAGVPTWVYLPPENIRYAPQQSLGAARTAPAPVVTASRMPKA, from the coding sequence GTGACCACCTGCACCAAACCGCCCCTTGCCGGAAGCCCTTCGTCCTTCGCGGAGGACACCCGCGTCCGCGTCGCCTTCTTCGACGGCGTCCAGGACACGCAGCCCCAGACGCAAGAGGTGACGTGGCGAGAGCTGAAGCACCTGCTCTCCACCCATGCCGTCACGCCCTGCGCACCGTGCGTCGGGCACCGCTGCCCCACGAAGCTGGCCCAGCGCGCCTGGGCTCCCGTCGACATTGGCCCGCTCCGTAAGGATGCCGAGGTCCGCGCGGTGACGGTGGCCGTCTTCGATTTGGACGGGGTGACAGCGGAGCAGCTCGCCAGGACAGACGAGCGACTCGAAGGCTACGCGGCCATTGTCCACACGACGCACGGCCACCGGCCTGGACACACCAGCCTGCGCATCATCGTCCCCCTGACGCGTCCCGTGCTGCCCGCCGAGTGGCTCCGGGTACGTGAGGCCGCGGAACGCCTGCTGGAGATGCCAGCGGACCCGAACACGCGGAACCTCTCGCGCATCTACTTCCTGCCCAATCACTCGGGGGAACACGAAGCCCACGCCAGCAACACCGAAGGCCGCGCGCTCGACGTCGACGCCCTCCTGGCCACGGTGCGCCCCGCGCCCTCCCCTCCCCCCGCGCCCAGCTCCATACCCGGCATGGCTCAAGGACCGGCGGACCTGTTCGAGCTGCGCGCCAAGCTGCGCCGCGTCCGCAAGCCAGAGCACCGGGTCCTCATCCGCCGCGTGTTGGCCGGGGAGCCGCTCGCGGAAGTCGGCCTGCAAGACAACACCCTCAACGTGCTCATGTCCTGCGCCGCCTATGTCCTTCCCACGGAGACGCCCGAGGAGGCCGTGATTGAGGTGTTCCGTCCCTGCTTCGCTGCGACGGACTGGGGCGAGGGCACCGAGCACCTGTGCGAACAGGCCCGCCTCAAGCTGCGCCGCCACCGTGAGCGCCGCCTCCAGGGGGACGCCCAGCGCAGCGCGGACAACGAGGCGTTGTGGACCTCACTCCAGGGCAGGCCGAGGGGCGAGACACCCGCATCCGCGAAGGGAGACGGTGCCCCATCCTCCGACGTTGCCGAGGAGGAGTGGACTCGCGCGCTCATCTCCTACGAAGCGAAGGACGGCAAGCGCCTCAAGAACAACGAGGCCAACCTCTTCACAGTCCTGACGCACTCGCCCGAGTGGCGCGGCACCATCCGCTTCAACGAAGTCACCAAGCACATGGAGTACGCAGGAGGCCCCCTGCCGGACGACACGCCCGTTGACGAACTAGACGGACGCATCGCCTGTTGGATTCAGCAAAGCGAGTACGGCCAGCTCGGCATGGACCCGCGCCCCGCGCACGTGCGCGAGGTACTGCGCCAGGTCGCCACGAACAACACCTATGACCCGCTGCGCGAGTACCTGGAGGGCCTCGTCTGGGACGGCGTCCCTCGCGCGGACACCCTCCTGGAGCACTACTTCGGCGCCCAGGGGGATGCCGAGCACCTGCGCACCATCAGCGGGAAGTGGCTCATCAGCGCCGCGGCGCGCGCGCTGGAGCCGGGCTGCAAGGTGGACACGGTGCTCATCCTCGAAGGCCCCCAGGGCATCCGGAAGTCCACCGCCTTCCGCGTCCTGGCAGGTGAATGGTTCTGCGACGCCCCCATCAACATCCGCGACAAGGACAGCGCGGCCCTGGCAGGGCGCAACTGGCAGATTGAGCTGGCCGAGGTGACGACGCTGCGCGCGTCCGAGGCCGAGGACCTCAAGGCCTTCATCTCGCGCAACGAGGACACCTACCGGCCACCCTACGGACGCGTCACGGTGAAGACACCGCGCCGCTGCGTCTTCGTGGGAACGACAAATTCCCTGGAGTACCTGCGCGCGGACGCGAGCGGCTACCGCCGCTGGTGGCCGGTGCGATGCACGCGCATCGACATCGAAGGACTCAAGCGAGACAGGGGCCAGCTCTGGGCGGAGGCCGTGGCCCGCTTCCAGCGGGGTGAGAACTGGTGGTTGGAGGAGGAGCAGGCCCAGCGCGCGGAGAGTCACGCGCAGGAGCGAAGTGAGACGGACGGAGGGCCAGACGACACCATTCTCCAGTGGGTGTTGAGCCTGCCGCCCGAGAAGCGCAACGAGGTGACGACGGAGCTGGTGGCCCGCGACGCGCTTCTCCTCACGACGCCTGGGCAGATTCCGCGCGGCGTGCGCCTCGACATCGGCCGCTCACTTCGGCGCCTGGGCTTCCAACGCACCCAGCGGCGGATTGCCGGCGTCCCAACGTGGGTCTACCTGCCGCCGGAGAACATCCGCTACGCCCCTCAGCAATCCCTCGGTGCGGCGCGCACAGCTCCCGCCCCGGTGGTCACCGCCTCGAGAATGCCCAAAGCGTGA
- a CDS encoding phage major capsid protein yields the protein MTPEQMQEMAKSLGPLVAAQMMEQAKGQRDGLAGLLGAKAKPEDNQVPGILKSLNDFGAYLKAVVNAGRNPTREAVLEQAKRFGGADVQKAVQESVFSSAGVLVPVQEAGEMIEFLRPDSVVLALGARPVPFKGELHFGKKTGSVTFKWIGEGEKVEKSQPSHGKVVLKAHKAMILADISNDLLRNPAVGDTGVAEDFREAAADGMDEAALNGDGQGPNPKGVLAQMDSAHSKARSGTSADHYLADVDGMVEDVLKANIKLRRPGFLLHPTRETALLGLKDGGTWIFRDEMLNRGTLRGFPYKASTRIAPSRILFGTWDQLLYGVDTELVLSEHDVRAEYDETTLRGICRGDFKLRHDKAFSERKGY from the coding sequence ATGACCCCCGAGCAGATGCAGGAAATGGCGAAGTCCCTGGGGCCCCTCGTGGCCGCGCAGATGATGGAACAGGCCAAAGGCCAGAGGGATGGGCTAGCGGGCCTTCTTGGCGCGAAGGCCAAGCCCGAGGACAACCAGGTCCCCGGCATCCTAAAGAGCCTGAACGACTTCGGCGCGTACCTGAAGGCCGTGGTGAACGCGGGCCGCAACCCGACGCGCGAGGCGGTGCTGGAGCAGGCCAAGCGCTTCGGTGGCGCCGACGTCCAGAAGGCAGTGCAGGAGAGCGTCTTCTCCTCGGCGGGCGTCCTGGTGCCAGTGCAGGAGGCGGGGGAGATGATTGAGTTCCTCCGGCCGGACTCCGTTGTCCTGGCGCTGGGCGCGCGTCCCGTGCCCTTCAAGGGAGAGCTCCACTTCGGCAAGAAGACGGGGAGCGTCACCTTCAAGTGGATTGGAGAGGGCGAGAAGGTGGAGAAGTCCCAGCCCTCTCACGGCAAGGTCGTCCTCAAGGCACACAAGGCGATGATTCTCGCGGACATCTCCAACGACCTCCTGCGCAACCCTGCGGTGGGTGACACGGGCGTAGCCGAGGACTTCCGCGAGGCGGCAGCGGATGGCATGGACGAGGCGGCCCTCAACGGCGACGGCCAGGGTCCCAATCCCAAGGGGGTCCTCGCGCAGATGGACTCCGCGCACTCGAAGGCCCGCAGCGGGACGAGTGCGGACCACTACCTCGCGGACGTGGACGGCATGGTGGAGGACGTCCTCAAGGCCAACATCAAGCTGCGGCGTCCGGGCTTCCTGCTGCACCCGACGCGAGAGACGGCACTCCTCGGCTTGAAGGACGGCGGCACGTGGATTTTCCGGGATGAGATGCTCAACCGGGGCACGCTGCGCGGCTTCCCCTACAAGGCGTCCACGCGGATTGCGCCGAGCCGCATCCTGTTCGGCACGTGGGACCAGCTCCTCTATGGCGTGGATACGGAGCTGGTGCTGTCCGAGCACGACGTCCGAGCCGAGTACGACGAGACGACGCTCCGGGGCATCTGCCGAGGGGACTTCAAGCTGCGGCACGACAAGGCTTTCTCGGAGCGCAAGGGCTACTGA